The sequence TTCTCCCAAAAAAGTACTTAAGAGCTGTTCGAGCTCGCGGCCCTGATTGAAGGCGCGGGTTATCCATTCCCGGCTGCGCTCGGTGTGTCCGTAACGGTCGAAGAGGTCCGCGAAGCGTTCCTCCATGCCGACGATGGTGTCGTGTTTGACCCGTTTGTCCGCGTAAATGATGGTTAGGGGCAGGAAATGCCTGTCCAGGTCCAGGGCGCCCGGCCAATAGACATGATGCACGACCCCTTGGGCGATGCGCGGGTTTCGGATCAGGTCCATGACCCATGCCGCGCCGATCTGGCTGTGATTTCCTCCGTGTTCAATGGAGTAGGTCTTGCCCAGATCGTGCAGGAGTCCCGCTGCGCGGACCGATTGCACGAAGTCGTCTTGACTGAGTCCGCCCGGATTGCCAAGCCCCTTCCGTGCCGCGAGCGCGGCCAGGGTCGTGGCCACCCCCGCCACCAGTTCGCTGTGGGTTTTTATATGCTCCAGCATCCCGTACGCATCCCACCATTCCCGGCATTCGAGGTCGCTCGGGATGCGGCCCCACGATTCTGAGGGGATGAGGGTCAAGGGGACATCGTGGTGGTACATGTGTTGACCTTTAAGGACGTGCTGACGCGGGAAGAGTTCATTGACACAAGACATCCAGGGATTTAGCAACAGCGTTGACAAAAAGCAAAGCGGGAGATGCGCTCTATGTGCCTAGCGATTCCAATGGAAGTGCTCAAGATCGAGGGACAAAATGCCGAGGTGCAGGTTGGCGGGACACGGCATGTTGTTCGGCTGGATGTGATTTCCGAATTCCCGGAAGTGGGCGACTACGTCATCGTCCATGCCGGCTTCGCCCTGACCCGCCTGGACCGGGAGGAAGCCATCGCCACCCTGAAACTTTTCGAGGAAGGGCTGAACATTGAACTTGTTTGACAATTTC is a genomic window of Desulfomicrobium baculatum DSM 4028 containing:
- a CDS encoding HD domain-containing protein — protein: MYHHDVPLTLIPSESWGRIPSDLECREWWDAYGMLEHIKTHSELVAGVATTLAALAARKGLGNPGGLSQDDFVQSVRAAGLLHDLGKTYSIEHGGNHSQIGAAWVMDLIRNPRIAQGVVHHVYWPGALDLDRHFLPLTIIYADKRVKHDTIVGMEERFADLFDRYGHTERSREWITRAFNQGRELEQLLSTFLGENIHEYPFDRRGLVR
- a CDS encoding HypC/HybG/HupF family hydrogenase formation chaperone, with the protein product MCLAIPMEVLKIEGQNAEVQVGGTRHVVRLDVISEFPEVGDYVIVHAGFALTRLDREEAIATLKLFEEGLNIELV